The Paenibacillus sophorae genome has a segment encoding these proteins:
- a CDS encoding Cof-type HAD-IIB family hydrolase, with the protein MAYKIVFFDIDGTLVNEEKEIPKDTLQAVSKLKQTGVEPVIATGRAPYFIKPLAEALGIDSYVCLNGAYVVYKGKTLYKRPLSKETIQALIALAARHRHALVFQGEHTYFADSENHPFVTESVNTLKVDQPGFDPEFWKNNEIYQMFLHCEGHEEALYEELLSQLRLIRWHPLAMDVLPPGSSKAKGIEAMLNMLGISSEESVAFGDGLNDKEMLELAGMGIAMGNAHEELIPYADYVTSHVDEGGIYNGLVKAGLI; encoded by the coding sequence ATGGCTTATAAAATTGTATTCTTTGATATCGACGGAACATTGGTCAATGAGGAGAAGGAGATTCCGAAAGATACGCTGCAGGCGGTTTCCAAATTAAAGCAGACCGGTGTTGAACCGGTAATCGCCACGGGGCGTGCGCCTTATTTTATCAAGCCTTTGGCGGAAGCGCTGGGCATCGACTCTTATGTATGCCTGAACGGAGCCTATGTCGTGTATAAAGGGAAGACGCTGTACAAGCGGCCCTTGTCCAAGGAAACGATTCAGGCGCTGATTGCGCTGGCGGCCCGGCACCGGCATGCGCTGGTGTTCCAAGGCGAGCATACCTATTTCGCGGACAGCGAGAACCACCCGTTCGTGACTGAATCCGTCAATACGCTTAAGGTGGACCAGCCTGGATTCGACCCTGAATTCTGGAAAAACAATGAGATTTATCAGATGTTCCTCCACTGCGAGGGCCATGAGGAAGCGCTGTATGAAGAACTGCTGTCCCAGCTCCGGCTGATCCGCTGGCATCCGCTTGCAATGGATGTGCTGCCGCCTGGAAGCTCCAAGGCCAAGGGCATCGAAGCTATGCTGAACATGCTTGGCATAAGCTCCGAGGAGTCGGTCGCATTCGGCGACGGCTTGAACGATAAGGAGATGCTGGAGCTGGCCGGTATGGGCATTGCCATGGGGAACGCGCATGAAGAGCTGATTCCCTATGCGGATTACGTAACCAGCCATGTGGACGAAGGCGGCATCTATAACGGCCTGGTGAAAGCGGGTTTGATTTAA
- a CDS encoding LLM class flavin-dependent oxidoreductase, translating into MTIQNNESALRGSFEFGVYTLGDIVPDPVTGQAVSQHRRLQDIVAAAKLADEAGLDVFGVGEHHRLDFAVSSVPVVLAAISQVTSRIKLASTTMVLGTIDPVRLFEDFATLDLLSEGRAEIMAGRGAFTESFPLFGYDLNDYQQLFAENLALLQQLGEHETVNWQGAYRPPLKDAEISPRPLQPRLPLWIGVGGTPASAERAGRLGTGMAIAILSGSPERFRHLAELYRQTGAEAGRSPESLKIAVTSHGYIAKSSKQALDDFYPYYLNYLNGFMARPGTEFRFTREDFEAYTQPGEALAVGSPQQIIEKILYQHELFGHTRFMAQMDVGGMPFSKVASAIELLATEVAPVVRREIARKKSSSQA; encoded by the coding sequence ATGACTATTCAAAATAATGAATCGGCACTCCGAGGCAGTTTCGAATTTGGTGTATATACCTTGGGAGATATCGTCCCTGATCCCGTAACGGGACAAGCCGTGAGCCAGCACCGCCGTCTCCAGGATATTGTAGCCGCTGCCAAACTGGCCGACGAGGCAGGGCTTGACGTATTCGGCGTTGGAGAGCATCACCGGCTGGATTTTGCCGTCTCCTCGGTTCCCGTCGTGCTTGCGGCCATTTCCCAGGTTACGAGCCGGATCAAGCTGGCCAGCACAACCATGGTGCTTGGCACCATCGATCCCGTCAGACTGTTCGAGGATTTCGCCACTCTCGACCTTCTGTCGGAAGGACGCGCGGAAATCATGGCCGGACGCGGCGCGTTCACAGAGTCCTTCCCTTTATTCGGCTATGACCTGAACGACTACCAGCAGCTGTTCGCCGAGAATCTCGCTCTCCTTCAGCAGCTTGGCGAGCATGAGACCGTGAACTGGCAGGGCGCGTACCGTCCGCCGCTCAAGGACGCCGAAATTTCTCCCCGGCCCCTTCAGCCAAGGCTTCCGCTCTGGATCGGCGTAGGCGGCACTCCGGCAAGCGCGGAAAGAGCCGGAAGACTTGGAACCGGTATGGCGATCGCCATCCTCTCCGGCAGTCCGGAACGGTTCAGGCATCTGGCGGAGCTATACCGGCAGACGGGGGCCGAAGCCGGCCGGTCACCGGAGAGCCTCAAGATTGCCGTCACCAGTCACGGGTATATCGCCAAGTCTTCCAAGCAGGCGCTTGATGATTTCTACCCTTACTACTTGAACTATCTTAACGGCTTCATGGCCCGGCCGGGAACTGAATTTCGGTTCACCCGCGAAGACTTCGAGGCATACACCCAGCCCGGCGAAGCGCTGGCCGTCGGCAGTCCGCAGCAGATCATCGAGAAAATTCTGTACCAGCATGAGCTGTTCGGACATACCCGCTTCATGGCCCAGATGGATGTCGGCGGCATGCCTTTCTCCAAGGTCGCTTCGGCCATCGAGCTGCTTGCGACGGAAGTTGCACCGGTCGTCCGCCGGGAAATTGCCCGCAAGAAGAGTTCTTCTCAGGCTTAA
- a CDS encoding N-acetylmuramoyl-L-alanine amidase gives MNKQIYHFLRPNAAKHPARPGRPTVFKRMAAAAAAITLLGLILTSHTTQADSYTAKVYTTSLNVRSEPAGGAAVTGSVKGGSLVTVSEEQHGWLKIRSGSMTGWVAGYYLKKAGGSAASSQATVTAAKKSTSSRPSTATVTADSLRIRSGPGTGYDVVGSLQARDAVAILSRQSGWLNIRAEGGVTGWVAEPYVTAGTSAASAVGIRRTSSSADVSRPASAGLRGKRIVVDPGHGGDDPGMIGTTYGTMEKDLNLQTALYLRDYLKAAGARVTMTRTQDDERPSLSTRAELAQSVSADAFISVHFNSSPKKVSGTLTFFYSESDDLKLARAIENRLSEGIGLKSNGLSFGDYHILRTNETPAALVELGFLTSPTDESIVRRASYQRKAAQAIADGIADYLTQ, from the coding sequence ATGAATAAACAAATATATCATTTTCTCAGGCCGAATGCGGCCAAGCATCCGGCCCGGCCTGGCCGTCCAACGGTGTTCAAGCGGATGGCCGCCGCAGCAGCGGCGATAACCCTCCTTGGCCTCATACTTACTTCACATACGACACAGGCGGACAGCTATACCGCCAAGGTGTACACAACTTCACTTAATGTGCGCAGCGAGCCGGCGGGCGGAGCGGCGGTCACGGGCTCGGTCAAAGGAGGATCACTTGTTACCGTCTCGGAGGAGCAGCATGGGTGGCTCAAGATTCGATCCGGAAGCATGACAGGCTGGGTAGCGGGATATTATCTCAAGAAGGCTGGCGGCTCAGCGGCTTCAAGCCAAGCAACCGTTACTGCGGCGAAAAAGAGTACAAGCTCCCGCCCTTCCACGGCAACCGTTACGGCAGACTCGCTGCGTATCCGCAGCGGACCCGGGACCGGTTATGATGTTGTCGGTTCGCTTCAGGCCCGCGATGCCGTTGCCATCCTCTCCCGCCAGTCCGGATGGCTGAACATACGGGCAGAGGGCGGCGTCACCGGCTGGGTCGCGGAGCCGTACGTGACCGCCGGAACATCGGCAGCCTCCGCTGTCGGCATAAGAAGGACGAGCAGCAGCGCTGATGTCAGCAGACCTGCGTCAGCCGGTCTTCGCGGCAAGCGGATTGTCGTCGATCCCGGCCATGGCGGAGACGATCCGGGGATGATCGGCACAACCTACGGCACGATGGAAAAAGACCTGAATCTTCAGACGGCGCTGTACCTGCGCGATTATTTGAAAGCGGCTGGCGCACGGGTGACCATGACGCGGACACAGGACGATGAGCGGCCTTCGCTGTCTACCCGGGCAGAGCTTGCCCAGTCGGTCTCGGCGGACGCTTTTATCAGCGTGCATTTCAATTCCTCGCCGAAAAAAGTATCGGGGACGCTGACATTTTTTTATTCGGAGTCCGATGATTTGAAGCTGGCCCGTGCCATTGAGAACCGGCTCAGCGAGGGCATCGGCCTAAAAAGCAACGGGTTGTCCTTCGGCGATTACCATATTCTAAGGACAAATGAAACGCCGGCTGCCTTAGTTGAATTGGGGTTTCTGACCAGTCCGACCGACGAGTCTATCGTCCGCAGAGCTTCTTACCAGAGGAAAGCCGCCCAGGCAATCGCGGACGGTATCGCCGATTATTTAACACAATAG
- a CDS encoding NADH:flavin oxidoreductase/NADH oxidase — MTDLFTPYKLKGLELKNRIVLPPMCQYSVTNKDGIANEWHHTHYVSRAVGGTGLIIIEMTDVEPDGRITDYDLGLWSDEQIPALARIVEDCHRYGAKVGIQIAHAGRKAQDASVPVSSSPVPFNEESKTPRELSTDEVKEMVEKFRLAARRAVQVGFDTIELHGAHGYLIHQFTSPLTNRRSDEYGKDLTRFGCEVIAAVKGEMPEDMPLILRISAQEYVEGGYGIEDSLKFSKVFKEAGVDMFHISAGGEGPIAAAGRPGTHAAYQVPLARAIKEGLDVPVIAVGRLDDSALANAVIGNDEADLVAVGRGMLMNPYWALTAAVELHKETVIPQQYERGFALFS; from the coding sequence TTGACCGATTTATTTACTCCGTACAAACTTAAAGGGCTGGAACTCAAGAACCGGATTGTTCTGCCTCCGATGTGCCAGTATTCGGTAACGAATAAAGATGGCATTGCCAATGAGTGGCATCATACCCACTATGTCAGCCGGGCGGTTGGCGGGACTGGACTTATTATTATCGAAATGACCGATGTCGAGCCGGACGGCCGGATTACGGATTATGATCTGGGGCTGTGGTCCGATGAACAAATTCCGGCACTTGCCCGAATTGTGGAAGACTGCCACCGGTATGGCGCGAAGGTCGGCATCCAAATTGCGCACGCCGGCCGTAAAGCCCAAGATGCGTCGGTTCCCGTCTCTTCATCGCCGGTTCCGTTCAACGAGGAGTCGAAGACGCCGCGCGAGCTGTCGACCGATGAAGTGAAAGAGATGGTGGAGAAGTTCCGGCTGGCTGCTCGCCGGGCAGTGCAGGTGGGATTTGACACCATCGAGCTGCATGGCGCTCACGGATATTTGATCCACCAGTTCACCTCACCGCTTACCAACCGGAGAAGTGACGAGTACGGGAAGGATCTGACGAGGTTCGGCTGTGAAGTTATCGCTGCGGTCAAGGGCGAAATGCCGGAAGACATGCCGCTCATTCTGCGTATTTCCGCTCAGGAGTACGTTGAAGGCGGTTATGGAATTGAGGATAGCCTGAAATTCAGCAAAGTATTTAAGGAAGCCGGCGTAGACATGTTCCATATCAGCGCCGGAGGCGAAGGCCCGATCGCTGCGGCCGGCCGCCCGGGTACGCATGCCGCTTACCAGGTGCCGCTCGCGAGAGCGATCAAAGAGGGACTGGACGTTCCGGTCATCGCGGTTGGCCGTCTGGACGATTCCGCGCTTGCAAATGCTGTCATCGGCAACGATGAAGCCGATCTGGTTGCCGTGGGGCGCGGCATGCTGATGAACCCTTACTGGGCTCTGACCGCGGCCGTTGAGCTGCATAAGGAGACGGTAATTCCACAACAGTATGAGCGCGGCTTTGCCTTGTTTAGCTAA
- a CDS encoding Ger(x)C family spore germination protein — protein MKKITVLLLILSIPSCLLTSCLGYRDLDHIVFVTSILIDRDDENNIVFYFETLNSIRSSSMEANQEKRIIYKIGTQNPGDALNELESHTSAPVTLAHNKVLLFTERFARGGLDQAFELFERWQDSNARTLLGIFVGDTDFYVKPNHQDETMTGLYLYDMLGDMQSVTSDGVKINIKEFMSQKYIGDRVNSVPIINVSKDDVTQGQYYLDGLGLIKEYKLIGKLNSEETGYYNFLVDKGVSGNINTKNPEDETKTVSLMLQNNTRYKSKLKLENDVLKLFVKIKLNTDISAVQGKLKLTDETIAKMEESMEEKLERNCQKMFREWKDRKIDIFDVQEKFERKYPADRRKNIIENTELEVDFKVNIIGTSAVRDAT, from the coding sequence ATGAAAAAGATAACGGTGCTCCTGCTGATTCTATCGATCCCGTCGTGCTTGCTGACCTCCTGCCTGGGATACAGGGATCTGGATCATATCGTGTTTGTAACCTCTATTTTGATTGATCGGGATGATGAGAATAATATCGTTTTCTATTTTGAAACCCTTAACTCTATTCGCAGCTCTTCAATGGAAGCGAATCAGGAAAAAAGAATTATCTACAAAATTGGAACCCAGAACCCCGGCGATGCGCTTAACGAACTTGAATCGCATACGAGCGCGCCTGTCACCCTGGCCCATAATAAAGTGCTGCTATTTACGGAAAGATTTGCGCGCGGCGGACTTGACCAGGCCTTTGAACTGTTCGAAAGATGGCAGGACTCCAATGCGCGCACCTTGCTGGGGATTTTCGTGGGGGATACCGATTTCTATGTTAAACCGAACCATCAGGACGAAACGATGACAGGACTGTACCTGTATGACATGCTGGGCGATATGCAATCGGTGACATCAGATGGGGTCAAGATCAATATTAAGGAATTTATGAGCCAAAAATACATTGGGGACCGGGTAAACTCCGTCCCGATTATCAATGTGTCTAAAGACGATGTTACGCAGGGACAGTATTATCTCGATGGTCTGGGGCTGATCAAGGAATACAAGCTGATTGGCAAACTAAACAGCGAGGAGACCGGTTACTATAACTTCCTCGTGGACAAAGGGGTATCCGGTAATATCAATACTAAGAATCCCGAAGACGAGACGAAGACGGTATCTCTGATGCTGCAAAATAACACGCGCTATAAGTCTAAACTGAAGCTTGAAAATGACGTCTTGAAGCTGTTTGTCAAAATAAAGCTTAATACGGATATTTCAGCAGTCCAAGGTAAGCTTAAACTGACGGACGAGACGATTGCGAAAATGGAGGAATCCATGGAGGAGAAGCTTGAGCGGAACTGCCAGAAGATGTTTCGGGAATGGAAGGATAGAAAGATCGATATTTTTGATGTCCAGGAGAAATTTGAAAGAAAATATCCTGCCGACAGGAGAAAGAATATTATTGAAAATACGGAACTGGAAGTGGATTTCAAGGTGAATATTATCGGGACATCTGCGGTCAGGGATGCAACCTAA
- a CDS encoding spore germination protein, whose protein sequence is MMAVKEAEITAKLSGCFDFAIREIYINKSRIILFYLETICDSTYISQYIIDPLAQLQQHPSTKEEITTAILASKFDEVSNAKQALECILSGSPVVIFEAIDYAIYCDAQKIETRAIEKSQYESSLVGSNESFNELLVNNISLIRKRMATETLRVEGYVLGKQSKTQAVLLYVEGTAPDDLVETVRKKLETMDNEFVLDIHYVAETLSPGRTLFDTTGFSDKPDSVVAKLFEGRISVMVNGNPFALTAPCFFFENLQAQDDYSSNMLFATLLRFVRLASVIISLLLPGFYVALTTHHFSLIPSAFVFKLAVSRSGVPFPTVIEVILMFLFFELSREAGRRLPSQIGQSLSIVGALILGDAAVGAGLTSQTTVVITGVYAITSFINPRFTSAVSVWSIFSIIMSAFFGLHGFYLGFILLVAHLASLRSCDFPYLFPIGTEKSFRAANKDVFVRGPLRKISNSFVYRGRK, encoded by the coding sequence ATGATGGCAGTAAAAGAAGCTGAAATAACAGCTAAGTTAAGCGGTTGTTTCGATTTTGCAATTAGAGAAATTTATATTAATAAGAGCAGAATCATCCTGTTTTATCTTGAAACCATCTGCGATTCCACTTATATCAGCCAATATATCATTGACCCTTTAGCCCAATTGCAGCAGCATCCTTCAACCAAAGAAGAGATCACCACGGCCATCCTTGCCTCTAAATTCGATGAAGTATCGAATGCCAAGCAGGCTTTGGAGTGTATTTTATCAGGGAGTCCGGTAGTGATCTTTGAAGCAATTGATTATGCCATATATTGTGACGCCCAAAAAATAGAAACAAGAGCCATTGAGAAATCACAATACGAATCCTCCCTGGTGGGTTCGAATGAAAGCTTCAACGAGCTTTTGGTCAACAACATCAGCTTAATAAGAAAAAGAATGGCCACAGAAACGCTAAGAGTGGAAGGCTATGTTCTGGGCAAGCAATCGAAAACGCAGGCGGTCCTGTTATATGTTGAAGGAACTGCACCTGATGATCTTGTGGAAACGGTACGAAAAAAGCTGGAAACGATGGACAATGAGTTTGTGCTGGACATTCATTATGTAGCGGAGACTTTAAGTCCGGGAAGAACTTTATTTGACACGACCGGATTTTCCGATAAGCCGGATTCCGTGGTAGCCAAGCTTTTCGAGGGAAGAATATCGGTGATGGTAAATGGCAATCCGTTTGCGTTGACCGCGCCGTGCTTTTTTTTTGAGAACCTTCAAGCTCAAGATGACTATTCTTCCAATATGCTCTTTGCCACTTTGCTGCGTTTTGTAAGATTGGCATCCGTTATAATTTCGCTGCTGCTGCCCGGGTTTTATGTGGCGCTGACCACCCATCATTTTTCTCTCATCCCTTCGGCCTTTGTCTTTAAGCTCGCGGTTTCCCGCTCAGGGGTCCCTTTTCCGACTGTAATTGAGGTGATCTTGATGTTTCTATTCTTCGAGCTCTCAAGAGAAGCCGGACGGCGGCTTCCGAGTCAGATTGGACAGTCGCTCAGTATTGTCGGCGCATTGATTCTGGGAGATGCCGCCGTAGGCGCGGGGCTTACTTCGCAAACTACCGTTGTGATTACCGGAGTTTATGCCATAACCTCTTTTATTAACCCGAGGTTCACCTCTGCGGTGTCTGTGTGGTCGATATTCTCGATCATTATGTCAGCTTTCTTCGGGCTGCATGGATTTTATCTGGGTTTCATTTTGCTAGTCGCTCATTTGGCTTCGCTTAGAAGCTGTGATTTTCCCTATTTATTCCCGATTGGCACCGAGAAGTCATTTCGTGCTGCGAACAAGGATGTATTTGTACGGGGGCCTCTGAGAAAGATATCCAATTCCTTTGTTTACAGGGGTAGAAAATGA
- a CDS encoding GerAB/ArcD/ProY family transporter, with the protein MNSKQLFFIITSLAVVTLKTFPTAFIKLGGRDTWIAMILASPIILLYVWLLLKIHKKTGNYNLLDIYSKTLGKWVGAFFACLFLLTILLTIFESAGAEAIVIHSGFQLLTPVWVFIAVTALSAVYIVKKGIASVTITTIIVIFFISISGIILGFLTHKYKEIKHIYPILEHGMTAGFFLSTIKILGALSCVIIFIPYLDSVRDKTKLIKHSTIALLFIIQMLIFSMLGVITTFGPERAEDLLFPKLTQTQIVSAFGFLEAGELFVMLQVVAGWYIRYVVCMFALMELIRLSGMKIRFKEYYVCALTIIFSYLFSKNLFDMFHILDYLLYVQLINFFVIPLIIYILYYFKETRASGSLNPE; encoded by the coding sequence ATGAATTCAAAACAATTATTTTTTATTATCACCAGTCTGGCCGTTGTAACTTTGAAGACATTTCCTACCGCTTTTATTAAGCTTGGCGGGAGAGACACCTGGATTGCGATGATTCTGGCGTCTCCGATTATCCTGCTGTATGTCTGGTTGCTTCTGAAGATTCATAAAAAAACGGGGAACTATAATCTGCTGGATATTTATTCAAAAACGTTGGGGAAATGGGTCGGGGCTTTTTTCGCTTGCTTGTTTCTGCTGACCATTCTATTAACTATATTTGAAAGCGCCGGGGCGGAGGCCATTGTCATTCATTCGGGCTTTCAGCTGCTTACTCCGGTATGGGTATTTATCGCCGTTACTGCCCTGTCTGCGGTTTATATTGTCAAAAAGGGGATTGCCTCCGTGACCATTACGACGATCATTGTTATCTTTTTCATCAGCATATCCGGCATCATACTGGGATTCCTTACGCATAAGTATAAAGAAATAAAGCATATCTACCCCATTCTGGAGCATGGAATGACCGCTGGCTTTTTTCTATCCACCATCAAAATTTTGGGCGCGCTCAGCTGCGTCATTATTTTTATTCCCTATCTTGACAGTGTCCGGGACAAAACCAAGCTCATTAAGCACAGCACCATCGCTCTTTTATTCATCATCCAGATGCTGATTTTCTCCATGCTGGGCGTTATCACCACTTTTGGCCCTGAGCGGGCGGAAGACCTTCTCTTTCCTAAACTGACCCAGACACAGATTGTCAGCGCTTTCGGTTTCTTAGAAGCCGGTGAGCTGTTTGTCATGCTGCAGGTTGTCGCGGGCTGGTATATCCGGTATGTTGTTTGCATGTTTGCGCTTATGGAGCTGATAAGGCTGTCGGGAATGAAGATACGATTCAAAGAGTATTACGTCTGCGCGCTAACGATCATTTTCTCTTATCTGTTTTCCAAGAATCTGTTCGATATGTTCCACATTCTTGACTATCTGCTGTATGTTCAGCTGATCAATTTCTTCGTCATCCCGCTGATCATCTACATTCTTTACTATTTCAAGGAGACGCGGGCCTCCGGGAGCCTAAATCCAGAATAA
- a CDS encoding NUDIX hydrolase: MTPPKTVLVVSVSILRDGKVLMIKENKPSVRDKWNFPSGRIEPGEDIPEAARREVKEETGYEVRLTAATGIYNFVSSMGDQDILFHFTGEIAGGSLQLEENIIVDSRWVSLPELLDWDPKEIREAGVIAQITNNLIAGIEYPMAVFHPQLPTCMRNVTSSFSEIR, from the coding sequence ATGACACCACCAAAAACCGTTCTGGTCGTTAGCGTATCGATCCTGCGGGACGGCAAGGTGCTGATGATTAAGGAGAATAAACCATCCGTCCGGGATAAGTGGAATTTCCCATCCGGCCGGATCGAGCCGGGAGAAGATATTCCGGAGGCCGCGCGCCGCGAGGTCAAAGAGGAAACCGGATATGAGGTCAGGCTTACAGCGGCGACGGGGATTTATAATTTTGTCAGCAGCATGGGCGATCAGGATATTTTGTTTCATTTTACCGGGGAAATTGCCGGGGGCTCTCTTCAGCTGGAAGAGAACATCATTGTAGACAGCCGATGGGTAAGCTTACCCGAATTATTGGACTGGGACCCGAAAGAAATACGTGAAGCCGGAGTTATCGCACAAATTACAAACAACCTCATTGCCGGCATAGAGTATCCGATGGCTGTATTTCATCCGCAGCTGCCGACATGCATGCGCAATGTCACATCATCATTTTCAGAAATACGATAA
- a CDS encoding RHS repeat domain-containing protein, with product MNQLSSALYEFFLFGSTHGFIQPVDIRPRNGWEKQYKKEHWELNFTNGVSLALPEPLQVTEADSSKWKESYVYGAGGERLSMTYLPAYDDNNGWEPTPGAGGAEPGVQPKTLWYMQDALGSTLGLVEKDGRVSSRYHYDEFGVPQDAKKFDLNWPGPDNLFGYTGLGYDFTSSNTYARARYYEPEIGRFISEDTFRGDAWNPQSQNLYTYVENNPLIYVDPTGFAAALIGYVYIIEGPYDGKIETYVGSTAQDIKKRMGNHKWKEIVRHPDSTVKAIEVTADLDIKGSHKGTYFGARNEALRAAEQEVINKYKSEGIKLKNVDEAATAKNLPIWKSRHSVSFAMNSAKLALKGGNRINSAIGVFDIYKTAMDLRRSQFEYAPYYMQDEGGVFTIGYSKEGWFSKTKYHKTYQTGPSKGNRINIDKEEYKFWKAEGEALWGYLDAWGNFVPGLLNPVLPSSDIVI from the coding sequence ATGAACCAGCTCTCGTCAGCCTTGTATGAATTTTTCCTATTTGGAAGTACGCATGGTTTCATTCAACCTGTTGATATCAGGCCGCGGAACGGATGGGAGAAGCAGTACAAGAAAGAGCACTGGGAACTGAACTTTACCAATGGCGTGAGTTTGGCGCTGCCTGAGCCGCTCCAGGTCACGGAAGCAGACAGCAGTAAATGGAAAGAGTCCTATGTATACGGAGCCGGGGGCGAACGCCTCAGCATGACCTACCTGCCGGCTTACGATGATAACAACGGCTGGGAACCGACGCCTGGAGCCGGCGGAGCTGAACCGGGTGTGCAGCCGAAGACGCTATGGTACATGCAGGATGCGCTTGGCAGCACCTTGGGCCTTGTGGAGAAGGACGGGCGCGTATCCTCCCGCTACCATTACGACGAATTCGGCGTGCCGCAGGACGCGAAGAAGTTCGATCTGAACTGGCCGGGACCGGATAACTTGTTCGGTTATACCGGACTGGGTTATGATTTTACCAGCAGCAATACGTATGCTAGAGCGCGTTACTACGAGCCTGAGATTGGCAGGTTTATAAGTGAGGATACGTTTAGAGGGGATGCTTGGAATCCACAGAGCCAGAATCTTTATACGTATGTGGAGAATAATCCGCTCATTTATGTTGATCCTACAGGATTTGCTGCGGCACTAATCGGCTATGTTTATATCATTGAAGGACCATATGACGGTAAGATTGAAACATATGTAGGATCTACAGCACAGGATATTAAGAAACGGATGGGAAATCATAAATGGAAAGAAATCGTTCGACATCCTGATTCCACAGTAAAAGCAATTGAAGTAACCGCTGATCTTGATATCAAAGGATCGCACAAAGGCACCTATTTTGGTGCTAGAAATGAAGCATTAAGGGCCGCCGAGCAAGAAGTAATTAATAAGTATAAATCGGAAGGGATAAAATTAAAGAATGTAGATGAAGCCGCTACAGCAAAAAATTTGCCTATTTGGAAATCTCGCCATTCAGTCAGTTTCGCTATGAACTCCGCAAAATTGGCTTTAAAAGGAGGTAATCGAATAAACTCTGCTATTGGAGTATTCGATATTTATAAAACGGCTATGGATTTGAGAAGATCACAATTTGAATATGCTCCTTATTATATGCAGGATGAAGGAGGAGTATTTACTATTGGATACTCGAAAGAAGGCTGGTTCTCCAAAACTAAATATCATAAAACCTATCAGACAGGACCGTCTAAAGGAAATAGAATAAACATTGATAAGGAAGAATATAAGTTCTGGAAGGCTGAAGGAGAGGCGCTTTGGGGATATTTAGATGCATGGGGCAATTTTGTTCCAGGACTATTAAACCCCGTACTGCCAAGTTCAGATATAGTTATATAA